The sequence below is a genomic window from Harmonia axyridis chromosome 1, icHarAxyr1.1, whole genome shotgun sequence.
CGGATTGTATAGTTTTTGTCAGGAGTTTATTCATGTTTactaggttgaaataaattgtctattCCGAGAGATCTAATGATAATCATTTATGCATTATGTATGATTAAAATCACGATATCGATCATAATGTGACTTTCAAAGCCTCATACACTGTACGTAGTAATGGCTTTGAGAGCAGAACAAATTAGAATTTTAATAgttcatcatttgaaaaaaaaattaaactatgGTTTATCATTATTTTCTCCTATATCAGAAGATTTGTCAATCTGAATGTAAAATATCAACCgtgatatttttcattctatCTAAAATCTAAATTAGAAACATTAAAAAATTCCAGGATTTTCGGTAGTCTCGTTGGTTTTTCATCTGACCGTTGGCCCACAATTGTAATTGTAATTGTTGAGGATTGTAATTCGACGTTATACATTTGCCTATACCTCATAGAAAAGTTCCGGGCCTatgaaaggagtttgtactCCTTTTTTGCCAAGTGTGTTGCCTCCTAATTTCCTTTAAATCCCGAGTGACAGGGAACCTAGGCTGAAAAAACTTTTAATTCTTATCTATTTCGTTGAGTTTTCTTTGGCACGCCAATactatcttagaatcgatgatatgtgagctcaatacTTTGATTACAGCCTGactgtcagaatgtatcgctatatcacatttctgattgtTTCCTACTAGGTTAGTTCCCACACATCTATCTATTGCAAggatctctgcctgaaagacacttagacagcgCCCTAACGAATAAAACTGGGGTTGTAGACTCCCTTTCGCAACCTTTTTTTCTTTCTCTGATTCCTAATTCCTTCACTGCTAGTACTTTCTCTGGATAGTGTTAGAATGGCCTCTATTTATCACGAGATGAAGAGGTTTGAGGTCTGTAATGATCTCCAATGCCCTAGTTGGAGTATTTTGAAAAGAACCTTAAATAAAGAAGTCAAAAAACAGTGATAGCAATGAACAAATCAATAAATTTGCAAAAAGGGCTTCAAGTATAACACCCATTAGACCCTGTGGACTTGGAAAAAAACACCACAGGCCAGCCTTTCTGCAATGGGTCTCTGGAAAAGAGATGCGTCTACAAAAATACACCTAGACGCAACTAAAAAATTCATGGAGTTTTCTCCGTCCCAAAAAAAAGGTCATATAGCTTCCACAATCTGACGTGGTACTGTAAGTATAAAACCTTCTGTACCGAAATGTCGGCAGACTCTGCAAATCCAAGAAAGCAACAGCAGAGAACGTACTGTGTACACATCTGCTCAAGACAATTTGAAATCCTTGCATAGTGATATTCATGGCCAGCAATGGACATGGTCAAATTTGCTAATATGGTAGAATCCCTTTTTGCCGAgtatataataaaatatcaaactGATCGCAGTAGAAAGTCTACTTTCTAATTTCGTTAAAAACCTAAAGAAATAATTCTTTCTCATTGATGACACTTATGACGGTTTTCTACAAACTAAACTCATTTCCCATTCCAGATGCCCCCTTTTTGCTGCGTTTCTTGAGGACTAAGAAGTTCAGCGTCCCCCAAGCTTCGGAAATGTTGGAAAGATACCTGACCATCCGCCAACTCTACCCACAATGGTTCACCAAGCTTGACCCTGAAGATCCAGAGCTGGCTGAGATCGTTGAGGCCGGTTATCTAGTGCCCCTTCTGGAGAGGGATGGGGGCAAGTTGATCCTCTTCAGCAACGCGGGCAAGTTTGATCCGCACAAATTCACCTCTGCGCACATGGTGAGGGTGCACAGTATGGTCACAGAGGCTCTGATGGACGACGAGGTCAACCAGATCAACGGTTATACCTACATCAACGACGAGAGCGGTTTTCAAATGTCCCACATATCGCTCTGGTCTTTGACTGACATCAGAAATATTTTGAGGTGTATCCAGGTAAGCATTTCGCTATGAAAACTACATAGTTCTATAATTGGTCAAATACAATACCTGATACTACAGAGATTCTATGGAAGTTCTTCGAGTATTATGGaaccaaaattataattttactaAAAATATAATCAAACACCATATAAACACTCCTCGACAGTACTGGGATACCCCTAAACAAACTGATAGAGAAAGTTGAGGTTTCCAATTCTCCTAATTCTGGGTATTTTAGAACTTGTAATTAATATAAGCACTGACACCGCCATTAGTGTCATTGGTGTATGCGAATAGTGGAATATTTACTTAATTGATGTACCAGCTAATCCCCCATTATttacaatgaaaaatttgaatttaaaaaaaaaattcatcaaataattAGGTGGAAAAAAAGCTAATAGGTtcaaattagaaaaatagttgaaattgaaataaacaaaaatcaaaGTAAGAGCTGACTGTGCGTCAGAAGATTTTGAGTGCTTGTGCATTCATCTCCTATTTCTTGGAGTCCAAAGAGAACTCTACCTATATAGGTATAAATGACGTGATCCATTGTGTATTTGTTATCAATTAGTTTATCTTGATGGTTCTAATGATAcgatcctatcaaaattcagtATGACCATTCTAGTAATTATTTTCCATATACAAACCAACTGTTATACTATAAATTTCAGTTTTAAGTGTGATGTTAATATTAAAACTCCTTTTTCCAGAACACTACTCCAATGCGTCACAAATCCAACCATTTCCTCAACATCAGTTCCAGCGCTATTAAACTAATAGAGTTTGCAATTTCATTGCTCAatgaaaaactcaaaaacaGGATATTCGTAAGTATATAACATTCATTTGAAAACAATGCAAAGTAATTGAATTATCATCTCATCAGATATACAAATCGATTGATGAGCTTCATGCAAAAATCGACAAGAAAATTCTACCCAAAGAATATGGCGGTGAAGTTCCTCTTAACGATATGCTGGAAGAATTCAAAAAGCACTTGAAATCCAAAAGGAACGATTTGTTGGCTTTGGACGAAATGtacattgaaattgatgaaaaatcttGTCCCTTAGTTTCTGAGATGAATGAAGAACTTGGAATTGGTTTGGACGGCAGTTTCAAGAAATTAATAGTGGACTAGTATTTAAGTATGTATTAAGTTAACTGTTTAACTTTAAGGTATAAAGGTGCAGCTTATTTTcctttgtgatacagaaaatatcTATTTTGGATATTTTACTCCCATTTAAGAAAACTTTTCATTCCATTTCTATGTTCATCGTCAATTTTCCTCTTCCtttctttttcttctatttcatgTCGTCaaactcttttcaattcttATAGTCTAGTCATCATGTGTTAACTGATTCAAGGATTTTGTATAAATGAACGAAGTCCTTGGTCAGTTTTCTTCATTAATTaatgatttatttatatttactttattATTTAGTAACAAATGTTGAGGAATTTTTCCTTAGCCTTGGTGGAATAAAGTTACCTACCTTTATCGattgttttttgttctttttattgttatagtatttttatcgtttattttttgaaatgttttgatatacatattgttatttttcaagatgagttcatcaatttttttaagtaatttACGTGATCCAAAGAGTTCTTCAAGGAACTGTTTCTTTCAGTAAAATTATTAAATGACGACTGAAATTACCGGTTTCAATTGAGGAATCTTGATTGAGGCGGCTTTCAGTCAAATGGATAGAAATATTACTCAACTTAATTGTACTTATAGGATccttttaatgaaatatattcatcaaAAACTTTTCTAAATAAAATGCTTTTGAATTGTAGATAGTTTTTCTGATATTCACACCctatttttcagcaataatattgtaaaacatgaaaaatttcaaagaaacaaaagataatataaatttatatacTCAAATAATTAACTCAAACAGGAAATTTGACTACAAAATACCTTTGCCAATCAATCCTACAACTAACAATTactaaaattaaattaactgAGTCGACAGCAGTTACTCACAGAATAATTGACTGTCACCTATCCATTAGTGTCATCAGTGGGGTTCAACAAAAGGTGGTAGTACTGAAATTTCTCCTGATTGTCTGAGTGTTAGAAAGTTATTATCAGTAGTGAATTCATATATTTGAACAgataaaattttcttgaatactTTTGATATACAGGGGAGAATTCTTATAGGATTTCCAAGCCAATAAAAAATACCCATTCCATTAGCAGACCTTTACAATATGGGTAAGAAAGGGGAGTACAACATCAATTGACAACTGCAAAACCTTtagattttttattcatttctataTTAACAGTTGTTTTTAGATGTTGAGGCACTTGAAGACTTCGTCATTTCAGCTTCTTTGGCTTTTTTCACTTGTATTTGTTTCTGATTCTCTAAATGTTTGGAATATGACTCAGCGTCTATTTCTGTAGATTCACCGTCATAAGGTTCTTCTTCACCTTCTGAATCAGAACTACTGTCGTTTGCAGGATGCCTTAAGTAAACATTTGATACTTCGTTCAGTTCCTGATCAGTGATAAGTAAATCAGAAGTCTCATCTTTTTCTTCATTCCTTAATTCATTATGTTTTTCTgcttttgattttattttctgatattcAACTTTATAGCTCCTGAAAATACACAACATATAAAATATATTCTGAACAAAACATTggttcagaattgaaaaaaagaataaatcaaactaaatattcttctttttcataATTATCTTTATAACGTAATATTTGAAGGTATgctacaaaatattcaaatatagatACTTACGTCTCATATTCTTCTCTAGCTTTGTCAATTAAATTATACAATTCATCAATGCCTTCACCACTTAGTGCACTGAAACCGCATATTTTCAGATCAGTGTAGAATATATCTAGAGCCAAAGCCATACGCCTGTTCAAAGTACTTACATAGCTCTCATCATTTTCCAGAACTTCCATGAAACTATCAACATCTGTCATCCATTCTATTGCATAAGAGTGGGAAACTATATCTGTTTTGTTCATTACGGTAATGAAAGGAACAAGATATTTATACATAGTAGAACAAGCATATAACATATTTGACATAAATGTAGTGGGTGATGTGCTTCTTACAGAATCTACTACATATAGAACTAAGGTGGGGAAATGTGCTGCTAATGCTTGAGTAATTATTTggcctgaaaaaaaatatgtatgtatgtataaaACAAAAgtgtaaacaaaataaaactcaCCAGAAATAGACCAAGTGAACACTTCAATTTGTCCTGGTGTATCTATTAAACAAATTTCATTAgggcatttttcaataaattttataaCATCATTAAATTTTGTCGAAAATATATTGAGACAGGATACAATAGCTCCATTAGGTCctaatttgaaattcttcatggTATCTTTATAATCGACAGAATCCCTTATATCTAAAAAGTTACAGacatgaataatttataatcattagataaaaatattgatttttaccAATATCGGGATCATATGGAATGTGTAAACAAGCAGGATCTAAATTAATGATGTATGGTTTTTTCTCAGATTTACTTAATCTTGATACAAGGGATGTTTTTCCTGAACCTGCCATGCCCAAAACAATCACACATATTGGTTTTTTCTTTACTTCAGCCATACTGAATAATtataaattgtgaatttgaaaattgaagaaataaataaaggTACTTTGTAAATCTACGATTTATGAATAACATAGCATcacaataaatttgattttgatagaCTATAGaacacagattacggataataTCATAGACctaatttgatattaggtctatggataATATGTTATTCGTAATCTGTGAATGTCTTTAATAGAATCATAGATAAGTAGATAAATAGAATATTCTATATTAGTTAGAATACTTCGTTGGTTAAAACATGTAATTTAATCCTATTTCAGGGATTCATCATTTTTAAATTGAAGATTGTTTATCAGTTTTCATTGGAAATCATCTAAAACTTCCGATGGTATTTTCCATTTTCAAGACTTTAACCATATACGCAATTATTATCGATTTTTgtcaaaataattgaaaatttctttgaaTCATTAAGCCCTGCATATTTATttagaaaaattacatactcataaagacaaaaatgaaatcaaatatTATCCCGAAAATCATGGATATATCAAAGAGTGTGAACTTATCTGCTCTCATTCTGTTGTTAGAGTTGACGTAAATACCCGAACAACAGTGGCGggctatacatttttttttcatgattggATTTATTCTCGGGATATCAGTGTATGCAAGCGATTTTAATCTTGAAAATGGGGGAACTTCAAGGAGCACATCAAAATCTTATATAATATATGCTTTTCAAGATTTAATAACTATTGCTTATGTTGTTTAATAACTAGTTTACCGCAAcactataaatatattttcatattagcTGTAGTTTTTAGCAGTAATTTGCTGTAACAGCGCCAACTTAGTTGTGAATACTGGTGGACTAAAGATGTAATGAATATTCCCAACAAATATGGTTTTGAAGTTATTATAATTCTTTTTATTATATTCCTAGATATATGGAGAGCTTCCTACTACTATCAATTAGTTTATTCTGTTAATGAATCATTTCTTTTTATTCTCCATCGTAATTTAGGCATATGGCTCGTAAGTCCAGTTTCAATTTCTGTAATTTCATAAATAATCTGGTGTACGAAattatgatttaattttttcagtaattacTATATCGTAATGTCAAATTCAACATCATGCACGCCTCTGGGCCATGCTTTCGTTCGTGTATCTTCGGCAACTTTGGCATCGGAATGCGGCCAGCAAACTTCACATCGTTAGAATCAACATGAAAAGCATAGAAAAagttgtatttatctatgatggaaagtttcaatttttaacCTAGAAATAATATAACCTATATTTAGGTTAAAGATTTACATTTATTTGAAAGTGATATTGTTGTAATATATTAGTGTTTAAAACAAGAAAAAACATTATAATGGCGTTGGTAAGatataattaaatataataatataagttCATTCAAATTGTAATTGATTCTTTTTCCATAATAGAAGAAAACCAAGATTTCTAAAGTGAAACGGAGTAACCAAAAAAGAGGAAAACTGACAAAGCAGAAAGCAGCTCCTCAAAAATTTACGAATACAGTAGCATCTCAATCTCTTAATTCTAAGAAAAATCTCAAATCGACCAAAAAAAATAAACCCTCAAAAGATGAGGTTGTTCCGCCAGAACCCAGTGTTGAGGATGAAAGTGATAATGGAGAGAATATGCTTGAAATGATGGAGGATGGAGATGTTGAGTTTTTAAAAAATGCAATAACAAGTCGTTCGTATGGTTTGCTGAAGAACATAAAATACACTGGGTGAGCTAACACACTCATTAAAAACCCTTCTTTAAATTTCTTGGAAAGTTAATTATGAAAATCATATGAATCAGAACAGATTTAATCTTCTTCAGAGTTGTTATCTTTTAAATGAGGGGGTCCGCCTATAgattattaatttaaatttaattcaaaaattattgtattcataatcatatattttttttaaacttttatTCTTAGGCCatcaaagaaaagaaaaaaaaatgatgatgaagataatgatgaaaatttggAGAATGATTATGAGGATAAACAAGAAACAGCTCCTCCTTTAAAAATCAGAAAACTGTTACCAATCAAAACTAAGGAGGGTTTAGTACATCAACAAGTTGTTGTGGAACAAGGTAGGTAtccaattaaattatttcaaaattttcttatgGTTTCTTATACACTCTAAAGCTTCTATTATTTTAATGATTCAGCCGAAGAACAGCCTGAGGAAGAGGACAACATATCTGAACATAACGAACCTGAAGTAGATGATGAGGAGGAAGCCTGTGAATTTTCACTTGAAGCATGCTTAGGAGACGATCTTGACCTTTCTAAACCTTTATCTGCTGCTCAACTCTTTGCACAGCGAAATAAAGCTTTGACTCAACGAAAACTAGAAATTGGTGTATTGAGTTCTCAAGTTCTTGAAAATCCTGAGGAGAAAGTAACAAACTTGAGAATGTTACTCAAAATTATGGATGAGCAAACACCTGTGGTATACATTACAGTCAGAAAGCTAGCAATAATGTCCCTCTTAGAGGTATTTAAAGATGTTATTCCGTCTTACAGAATTAGGAATCACAAGGATGAAGGAGTATTATGTGAGTCAATTTTAAAAATGCTTattttttaatagtttttatGAATTCCTTATAATTACTAATTCTGTACAAATTATAAAATGTGTATTAGTTCATGTGATTTAAGcaatttttttcagtgaaaaagtCAACTCTCAAACTAAGGAAATTTGAGACAGAACTCCTACAACACTATAAAAAGTTCCTGCAAAAATTGGAAAAGGCTTGTATGGCTCTCCAAAAAAATAgaggaaattcaaaaaaattatctaaggTAAGTTGATAGTGATAATAaccaaatttaaatttaaaatatgCTAAATTTTCAGGAAGGTTATGCATTAGGTCAGATTGCAGTTAACGCTATGAGCGAATTATTAGTGGCTCAtcctaattttaatttttctgaaaatataacTCAAGTGATTGTTCCTTTCCTAAACCACAAGGATGAAACCCTGAGAAAAATAGTGAAATCGGCAGTGGAAAATGTGTTCAAAGAAGATAAGAAAGAAGAGATTACTCTCAAAGTGAGTTTTTGTTCATTATTAGACTATTTCTTATACACGACTTTCAAGCTTTTCTgtctaaaaaattcaaaacaaaatttaaaattttgtatatgtaggattgaaatattttttatattctcttcTTAGGTTAAGTGTTTTTGAGTACTTACCTGTTCTAGAAACTCggctttcctttttttttcagattttaagAGTGCTTAATCATTATCTTAAAACACATGCACATAACGTAAAAGTGGAAATGTTGGAAGTTCTTCTGGTTTTAAAATTGAAAGATGTGAATTTGGAAAAAGAGAAAGAGCTTGAGATGAAGCATAAGAAACTGATGTCGAAAAAGCAAAATGttctacaaatttcaaaaaaggaGAGAAAGGTAATGTgtagatgataaaaaaaattctcagaGCAATGTAACATTTATTAATTTCAGAGACAAAAACAATTacaatatttggaaaaagaaCTTTTAGAAACAAAAGCGGAGGAAAACAAACAGGCAAAGCAGAAAAACATAActgaaattacaaaaattgtttttgcaGTGTATTTTAGGATATTGAAAAGTTCAACGAATAACAAAGCAATAGGTGTGTGTTTAGAAGGATTGGCAAAGTAAGtttaaacttcttatatttGTTGTTCCAATTATTACTAGTAAGGCTAACTTTACTTAGAAATATTGATATCAaactttaatttattttcatttttaataaaaatgtacTTTGATATCACAATGCATTAGAGAAGCATGTCGGAAGCTTTCACGCCcttgttcaaatttttaatatagATTTGcttggaaataaattgattcaATCTCTGAAAATGAATCTAAAGTCAAAATTTCCTGGTCTATTGAATTCCAAGGAATGGAtacgataataataaataaacaatgTCATTCATCACTTTCTTGGTACAATTTTATTGAGGAAACAAaaagtattcaaaaatttgtaaatgCGAACTTGAAAACTGTTGCGAAAAATTTAAAGAGGCAACTTCTTGTAAAAAAAATAGGGTGTGCCTTTTATAGCGAAGACTATAAAACGCGACCTATGAAGATAGGCCTTTTCtctaaaagtaaaaaaaaagacaaaaatgTAATTTCTTGTTGCTACAATTAATAGTTTTGGAGAAAACAACTCATTTATCAAAAGATATAGCAACAAGTATAGGCTAGAATTATTCCTCTATTATGAATTTAAGCTACATAAAACTGCATTTTAATAAGAAATCACAAGGTATCTTATTTGTTCTGAAATAATAAGTTCTTGCAATCATAGCACTTCTCCTATGATTGTTCAAAATTGGTAAATTACATTTGTGCAAAATGTATGCAAAAATTATTCATACTAAGATAatctttcaattcttttacgattttttgaaaactatgacGATTTAATATTAACAAAATGACTTTTTTTCAGATTTGCTCATTGTATCAATTTCGATTATTACATGGATATGGTAAATTTATTGGACAAATTACTGAAAGAAGAGTGGTTGGGATTCAGAGAACAATTGCATTGTATTCAAACTGTGTTCGCGATATTGAGTGGACAAGGAGAGTCTCTAACTTTAGATCCTACAAGGTTTTACAACAACatttataaaaatttgtttgaaattaCGGCTTCGTCTAAAGGACACAATAATCTTCTTATTGTTTTACAAATTTTAAGTAAGTAAAACAgcacttattttattttttcctatCATTAATTTCTATCAATCTTAGATGACTGTTTGatcaaaagaagaaagaaaatcaCCAACAAAAGATTGATTGGGTTCGTTAAAAGGCTAGCAATACTTAGTCTCCATCTTCTGCATCATGGTTCTTTGGGAACTTTAGGATTGGTGAGAAATATCATGCAGTTGAACAAGAATGTGGACATCCTTCTGGATACAGACAATTCATTTGGTGATGGTCACTACCTGCCTGAATTAGATGATGCAGAATATACTAATGCTGCTTCAACTTCTCTTTACGAGCTGGCTATATTGAATAAGTCTTACCACCCAGTGGTGCGTAAACTTGTCAAAAACATATCTCATGGAGTACCATCTTCAGGTGAAGGAGCTTTAGTGCCAGAAATAGGAAAATTGTAAGTATAACATTTCTTTCAGTGGTTTTAGAGAtgacgaaaaataattaaataatttacCAAAAAGGAGCAATCGAATATATTATAAAGAATAACGAATGATCTTTAGAGTATGAGCTATTCGCTTTTATTTCGTTTGTACATCTGTGAATAATAACAGCTGTAATATGAAATATGATATAACTTCTCCAGATAGTACTAACTGAAGAGAACAACACCAATAATGATAAAATCatatggtgaaaaaaaaaataataatagcaaTTGGTAGACCAGATAGATTAGCGGCATGAACTAGTCTTATTACTACTTTgagtatggtccgtatatcaccgagaatttcagagcggttactagtggttATCAATGTTTCAGGTAACCCTGCTTTGTATTTACGGAtcgcttgacacttgtcattCGACAGCTATATTTttctttgacagaattttggaggtaataaatggtagatctcttttaatttgtaatgGCTCTGAAGAgtaattgtttcaaaattaaaataatgaagtttttgagtgttagatgtcatggaaaatgttcttaaacaataatctgtaaattaaaatgacaactacCAACTTACTAATAGTAACTGAGGTGATATAAGGACCCTTTGTTAACCTCAATTTCTAAATTCaagaactaattttttttactaGTACAATATTCTTGTATTCGTTGACTTGTATGAAATTAAGTTTGGATGTACTTTCATCAATTTCCATATAATCTGAAAGTCAACCCAATTTCAGTTCTAGACTTCAAATActttaattatgattttttgaCAATATTACATACTTCTTTCCAgattttgaaatgttcaaataATTGAGTTTCAAAATTACTCTTAAATTTTCGTTTTCCTTGgttaaattgttattttcaatgttttgtgttttttcaaaattgctGTACTTACCTTAATTGTTTATTCTCTTATCAGGCGACCAGATGAACTATTTCAAACTTATGACATGTCAGAAATGGCCTTCAACCCCTCTGTTCCAATCCCCAAGAAGGAAAAGACGGAAAAGAAAAAGGGTGGTTCACACATATTTTTCGCAGATCAAAACTTTGAAGATGAGTgtaatatgaaaatgaaagaacagCTTTTGAGGGGTGTGTTTTGTacagaataaaatatattattaaaattaattgttTGATGTTTTATTTCTTCCTTTTACTTAAGAAATGAAGTACATAGTTATTTAgtgtttcaaaataaataaaaacatgttttgcataagaaattttattcaGAGAGTTTTTGTAACAATAATGATCTAATCCAGTCGCTTTGCTTTTATTGAAGCTGTTAATTTTGGTTTTTTGGCAGGTCGGCAGGCCTTGATAtcaaaattcttcaattttctgtGTACAGTGAGCTCAGAAGCATTCACATTAGCCACTTTCAGTTTggatttgatgattttttatgtTGCAAATCTGTTTTCAGACAAATTTCCTTGCAACATCGTTCTGACCTTGAAGTGAAAATTGGctttctttcatatttttttcttttcgggGTTAATTCTTGACCGGATACAACTGCTTTCTTTATATTTCGTATGCTAGCTTCAGACACATTCAACCTTCTTGAAATTAAGAGATCGATTGAAATCAAGATCCTTTTTTTACACATCATTCAAAGGTCATAATCAACTGCTTTTAAAATATGCTCTGGACAAAGTAAACAAACCGTTTTGTCATTCAAGACTGCGAAGAAAACAATCAAAACGCGGAATATCACAAAATCTTGTACGAACCTGCAGCATGGGAGATATCGACTGGAAGAGGTCTGTACTGATTCATACTCAATATGGTATCAATATGTCAAAATTGTAATGCAACacatcgaaataaatgaaaaataaaacggTATAAAGAAATTCCTAGATGAAAATTACCAGAGCCCCCGCAAAcgcgcgtgcaccgcacgcgggcgccaaaacgtcttatagaccgcatgaagaaccgatggactgaaggttttcgaaaaagattctttcaaatttttttaacaatttttttttccaaacttcttgcaatttatacaagtttccgaacgtcgcaatcggtatggaatagccagatattggtttacaaaaacgcatactcgatgctaatcctagggcattttttgcgccatgtgctgcacacagcttaaatttaactgaaaatgatgctgctaaggtttcaaatgaaacagtggatttttttgatattgaacAAGAACTTTAtgtatatttctcttcatccacaaaaagattggaatgttataaaaaagcatgatcctcagttacatctaaaacccctaagtgatactaaatggtcaagtagaattgatgctaaagttttattttattcaaatatgtgatagccttttagaaatagcagaaaatgatacttttaacataaactagacataaagcaagttctcttttattaaatattcattcttttaaatttatttgaagtataataatttcttatgatgtttcattccagattaatattgtaagcaaaatgatgcaaagtatagcgattgacattaaagtgtgccaaaattatttgaagaatttagttgatcatttcaaaaattatagggatgataacgttctcgaggaaaaacttgcggaagctggaaaactagcggctgctcttgagatagatcaaggtttttctctattatatactgtaagacgaaattataaaccaaaattgtccgattatgaacagac
It includes:
- the LOC123676041 gene encoding retinaldehyde-binding protein 1 isoform X1, which translates into the protein MGKLDFIRLPFDIYEKMGLGGDGLVENYTFQLPESERKKAQEELREDDSIRQQSLEQLREWIEKHPNIKKCRTDAPFLLRFLRTKKFSVPQASEMLERYLTIRQLYPQWFTKLDPEDPELAEIVEAGYLVPLLERDGGKLILFSNAGKFDPHKFTSAHMVRVHSMVTEALMDDEVNQINGYTYINDESGFQMSHISLWSLTDIRNILRCIQNTTPMRHKSNHFLNISSSAIKLIEFAISLLNEKLKNRIFIYKSIDELHAKIDKKILPKEYGGEVPLNDMLEEFKKHLKSKRNDLLALDEMYIEIDEKSCPLVSEMNEELGIGLDGSFKKLIVD
- the LOC123676041 gene encoding retinaldehyde-binding protein 1 isoform X4 — encoded protein: MGLGGDGLVENYTFQLPESERKKAQEELREDDSIRQQSLEQLREWIEKHPNIKKCRTDAPFLLRFLRTKKFSVPQASEMLERYLTIRQLYPQWFTKLDPEDPELAEIVEAGYLVPLLERDGGKLILFSNAGKFDPHKFTSAHMVRVHSMVTEALMDDEVNQINGYTYINDESGFQMSHISLWSLTDIRNILRCIQNTTPMRHKSNHFLNISSSAIKLIEFAISLLNEKLKNRIFIYKSIDELHAKIDKKILPKEYGGEVPLNDMLEEFKKHLKSKRNDLLALDEMYIEIDEKSCPLVSEMNEELGIGLDGSFKKLIVD
- the LOC123676041 gene encoding retinaldehyde-binding protein 1 isoform X2 → MMFKMFSTDCKKMGLGGDGLVENYTFQLPESERKKAQEELREDDSIRQQSLEQLREWIEKHPNIKKCRTDAPFLLRFLRTKKFSVPQASEMLERYLTIRQLYPQWFTKLDPEDPELAEIVEAGYLVPLLERDGGKLILFSNAGKFDPHKFTSAHMVRVHSMVTEALMDDEVNQINGYTYINDESGFQMSHISLWSLTDIRNILRCIQNTTPMRHKSNHFLNISSSAIKLIEFAISLLNEKLKNRIFIYKSIDELHAKIDKKILPKEYGGEVPLNDMLEEFKKHLKSKRNDLLALDEMYIEIDEKSCPLVSEMNEELGIGLDGSFKKLIVD
- the LOC123676041 gene encoding retinaldehyde-binding protein 1 isoform X3: MKSRSNKSITKKMGLGGDGLVENYTFQLPESERKKAQEELREDDSIRQQSLEQLREWIEKHPNIKKCRTDAPFLLRFLRTKKFSVPQASEMLERYLTIRQLYPQWFTKLDPEDPELAEIVEAGYLVPLLERDGGKLILFSNAGKFDPHKFTSAHMVRVHSMVTEALMDDEVNQINGYTYINDESGFQMSHISLWSLTDIRNILRCIQNTTPMRHKSNHFLNISSSAIKLIEFAISLLNEKLKNRIFIYKSIDELHAKIDKKILPKEYGGEVPLNDMLEEFKKHLKSKRNDLLALDEMYIEIDEKSCPLVSEMNEELGIGLDGSFKKLIVD
- the LOC123676034 gene encoding GPN-loop GTPase 1, with the protein product MAEVKKKPICVIVLGMAGSGKTSLVSRLSKSEKKPYIINLDPACLHIPYDPDIDIRDSVDYKDTMKNFKLGPNGAIVSCLNIFSTKFNDVIKFIEKCPNEICLIDTPGQIEVFTWSISGQIITQALAAHFPTLVLYVVDSVRSTSPTTFMSNMLYACSTMYKYLVPFITVMNKTDIVSHSYAIEWMTDVDSFMEVLENDESYVSTLNRRMALALDIFYTDLKICGFSALSGEGIDELYNLIDKAREEYETSYKVEYQKIKSKAEKHNELRNEEKDETSDLLITDQELNEVSNVYLRHPANDSSSDSEGEEEPYDGESTEIDAESYSKHLENQKQIQVKKAKEAEMTKSSSASTSKNNC